A DNA window from Allokutzneria albata contains the following coding sequences:
- a CDS encoding lasso peptide biosynthesis PqqD family chaperone, translating into MTVLHEHVSVVSTDYGAVLLDRSSGRYWALNPTGALVLSAVRDSGDEKAAVDAVLRAFDVDPSTALRDVQALLEQCRAAGLLAE; encoded by the coding sequence ATGACCGTCCTGCACGAGCACGTCTCGGTCGTCAGCACCGACTACGGCGCGGTCCTGCTCGACCGGTCCTCCGGACGGTACTGGGCGCTCAACCCCACCGGGGCGCTCGTGCTGAGCGCGGTGCGGGACAGCGGTGACGAAAAGGCGGCGGTGGACGCGGTTCTGCGCGCCTTCGACGTCGACCCCAGCACCGCGCTCAGAGACGTGCAAGCCCTTCTGGAGCAGTGCCGCGCCGCCGGTCTGCTGGCCGAGTGA
- a CDS encoding lasso peptide biosynthesis B2 protein, translated as MSAPMTLSPRPPRPPLSRAVLAALAVFVAKRLATRSPARIEAIMRRLRVGARPARYARAQTAYDEVMAVSSWCRGPQGCLPRSIAVALLCRCSGTWPSWCVGARKVGPFSAHAWVEAQGRVVGERFGDDYFRTLFAVRPVP; from the coding sequence ATGAGCGCTCCGATGACGTTGAGCCCACGCCCGCCCCGCCCGCCGTTGTCGCGCGCGGTGCTCGCCGCGCTGGCGGTGTTCGTGGCGAAGCGGCTCGCGACTCGTTCGCCCGCCCGGATCGAGGCGATCATGCGCCGTCTTCGCGTCGGTGCCCGCCCAGCCCGGTACGCGCGGGCGCAGACCGCCTACGACGAGGTCATGGCGGTGAGCTCCTGGTGCCGGGGACCGCAAGGGTGCTTGCCGCGCTCCATCGCCGTCGCGTTGCTGTGCCGGTGTTCCGGCACGTGGCCGTCCTGGTGCGTGGGGGCTCGCAAGGTGGGGCCGTTCAGCGCGCACGCGTGGGTCGAGGCGCAGGGGCGCGTCGTCGGCGAGCGCTTCGGCGATGACTACTTCCGCACGCTGTTCGCCGTGCGGCCGGTTCCGTGA
- a CDS encoding keywimysin-related RiPP: MKKTYESPVLLEAGTFATVTGRRGRWGRDRRWRRRWW, encoded by the coding sequence ATGAAGAAGACATACGAGAGTCCGGTGCTGCTTGAGGCAGGCACTTTCGCCACTGTCACCGGCCGTCGTGGCCGCTGGGGTCGCGACCGGCGCTGGCGCAGGCGTTGGTGGTGA